AGAGCCGACCGTTCTTCCTCTGGTATTCGTTACCTTACGTTATTTTTGCGGTTCTCACCTTTGTGACGCCTAACTTTTCGTATAATGGTAAATTAATCTGGGCATATGTGACGTATTTAGGCCTTGGATTTCTGTATACGGCTGTTAATCTGCCAATCACGTCAATCTTACCAACGATGTCGCAGAATACTCGTGAGTTGACGTTGTTGGGTGTCATTCGTCAATTCTTTGGCAGTTCGGTTCAAATTGTGGTGGCGGTATTCACATTACCCTTGGTTGCGTTCTTCGGCCACGGTAATCAGCAAAAAGGGTTCTTGGGCACAATCATCGTGTTTAGCCTGATTTCATTTCTTTTGATTATCAACACGTTTGTCCATGTTCGCGAACGGTTCGCGAATCCTGAAATTGCCCATCAACCGTTAACAACTGTCCTAAAAATGTTGAAACATAATCAGCCATGGATCGTTATGTCAATCGTGATTATCATGTACTGGCTGGTGACGGCAATTAAGAATCAGACAACCATTTACTATTTTAAATATACGGTGGGAAACGAAAACCTGGTACCACTAGCTAACAGTTTTACCCTGGCAGCGTTAATCGGGGTATTGCTGATCATTCGAATTACCGAGGTTCGCAGTAAGAAGCAAACGATGCTTCGCGGTATTTTAATAGCGCTGGTTGGTCAAGCCGTGATTGCGAT
Above is a genomic segment from Lactobacillus sp. CBA3606 containing:
- a CDS encoding glycoside-pentoside-hexuronide (GPH):cation symporter, producing MKSTTKWVTRWPERISYGLSDAADNLVFQMMTTYLLFFYTDVYGLTPSAVAILFVVARVADVVESFVIGIMIDHTHSRFGKSRPFFLWYSLPYVIFAVLTFVTPNFSYNGKLIWAYVTYLGLGFLYTAVNLPITSILPTMSQNTRELTLLGVIRQFFGSSVQIVVAVFTLPLVAFFGHGNQQKGFLGTIIVFSLISFLLIINTFVHVRERFANPEIAHQPLTTVLKMLKHNQPWIVMSIVIIMYWLVTAIKNQTTIYYFKYTVGNENLVPLANSFTLAALIGVLLIIRITEVRSKKQTMLRGILIALVGQAVIAIGVYTKILWFLFGGVLINSIGNGIIIGLVSIMIADTIRYGASMGIQAEGVLASTDDFGVNVGLGVGGLITAGLFHFSGYVANRTQNAATLTMIDLNYVWIPLVIYVGMYFVLRLYDEGRIERAIEARK